A part of Fusarium graminearum PH-1 chromosome 3, whole genome shotgun sequence genomic DNA contains:
- a CDS encoding glucoamylase precursor: protein MLIKVLYGLAASAALWQGQVVASPSKDNSLERFIDKQADVSIKGVLANIGADGKRAQGAAPGAVVASPSKEDPDYWYTWTRDSALTYKVIVERFIHGDKSLQRKIDEYVSAQAKLQGTTNPSGSPESGGLGEPKFHVNLTAFTGSWGRPQRDGPPLRATALTLYAEWLISHGERSKALNKVWPVIEKDLAYTTKFWNRTGYDLWEEVNGSSFFTLSASHRTLVEGAALAKKLGKSCPDCVTNAPRVLCFLQSFWTGGYIDSNINVKDGRKGLDVNSILSSIHTFDPNSKCTDSTFQPCSPRALANHKAVVDSFRSIYGVNKNRGQGKAAAVGRYSEDVYYDGNPWYLATLAAAEQLYAAVYQWNKVGAITVDDMSLSFFKDIVPKISKGTYSKNSKTYKEIIKSAKAYADGFVAVVQTYTPNDGSLAEQFDKSTGAPKSAVHLTWSYASFVSATERRDGIVSPSWGESSANKVPAVCQAAPACDTTITFTVKNVQVTSGQKVYVVGSVTELSNWSPEDGIPLTEGTEGVWSTKVKIPSDTSFEYKYIKKTSSGEVTWLSDPNNRALTGSKCGSTSTLNDEWR from the exons ATGCTTATCAAAGTCTTGTATGGCCTGGCAGCCAGTGCCGCCCTgtggcaaggccaagtcgTTGCATCACCAAGCAAAGACAACTCACTCGAGCGTTTTATCGACAAACAAGCTGATGTTTCTATCAAGGGCGTCCTTGCCAACATTGGCGCTGATGGGAAAAGGGCACAGGGTGCGGCACCTGGCGCTGTTGTCGCGAGCCCATCAAAAGAAGATCCTGATT ATTGGTACACTTGGACGCGTGATTCAGCTTTGACGTACAAGGTCATTGTGGAGAGATTCATCCACGGTGACAAGTCTCTCCAACGAAAGATAGACGAATATGTCTCTGCACAGGCTAAACTACAGGGAACCACAAATCCATCTGGCAGTCCAGAATCAGGCGGTCTCGGCGAGCCAAAGTTCCACGTGAATCTCACTGCTTTCACAGGATCTTGGGGTCGACCTCAGCGCGACGGCCCACCTCTCAGAGCCACCGCTTTGACGCTGTACGCAGAGTGGCTCATTTCCCACGGCGAGCGATCCAAGGCTTTGAACAAGGTCTGGCCAGTCATTGAAAAGGATCTTGCGTATACTACCAAGTTCTGGAATCGTACTGGCTACGATCTCTGGGAAGAGGTCAATGGATCTTCTTTCTTTACGCTTTCGGCTTCGCATCGCACTCTTGTCGAGGGTGCAGCGCTGGCTAAGAAACTCGGAAAGTCCTGCCCCGACTGTGTCACCAACGCTCCTCGCGTTCTGTGCTTCCTCCAGAGTTTCTGGACAGGTGGATACATCGACTCtaacatcaacgtcaaggatGGTCGCAAGGGCCTTGACGTCAACTCCATCCTCTCCTCGATTCACACTTTCGATCCCAACTCCAAGTGCACCGACTCGACCTTCCAGCCTTGCTCACCCAGAGCTCTTGCGAACCACAAGGCCGTCGTCGATTCTTTCAGGTCAATTTATGGCGTTAACAAGAACAGAGGCCAAGGAAAGGCTGCCGCTGTCGGTCGATATAGTGAGGACGTGTACTATGATGGCAACCCCTGGTACCTGGCCActcttgctgctgcggaACAGCTCTACGCCGCGGTCTACCAGTGGAACAAGGTTGGAGCTATCACTGTTGACGATATGTCATTGTCTTTCTTCAAGGATATTGTCCCCAAGATTTCCAAGGGAACTTATTCCAAGAACAGCAAGACATAcaaggagatcatcaagTCAGCCAAGGCTTACGCCGATGGCTTCGTCGCAGTTGTGCAGACATACACTCCCAACGATGGCTCACTAGCTGAGCAATTTGACAAGTCCACTGGAGCTCCCAAGTCCGCTGTCCACCTCACCTGGTCCTACGCCTCATTCGTCAGCGCCACCGAACGTCGCGACGGCATTGTATCCCCCTCATGGGGCGAGAGCAGCGCCAACAAGGTCCCCGCCGTCTgccaagctgctccagcATGTGACACGACCATCACCTTCACTGTCAAGAACGTGCAAGTTACGTCTGGTCAGAAAGTTTACGTGGTTGGTTCCGTGACTGAACTTTCCAACTGGTCACCTGAGGACGGCATTCCGCTTACGGAGGGTACTGAGGGTGTGTGGAGCACAAAGGTTAAGATTCCTTCTGATACAAGCTTTGAGTACAAGTACATCAAGAAGACTAGCAGTGGCGAAGTTACGTGGTTGAGTGATCCCAACAATCGAGCTTTGACGGGTAGCAAGTGTGGGAGTACCAGTACTCTCAATGATGAGTGGAGGTAG